A stretch of the Polynucleobacter tropicus genome encodes the following:
- a CDS encoding TIGR02450 family Trp-rich protein: protein MNTAPNKINPKKLLLSKWTAVHPIAKQKHFLVSKVILPETPEEKIEFVEIEAVYSKKMRQIAWRDLLNKEEWLQGWK, encoded by the coding sequence ATGAATACTGCACCCAACAAAATTAATCCCAAGAAGCTACTACTTAGTAAGTGGACCGCAGTTCATCCAATTGCTAAACAAAAGCATTTTTTAGTGAGCAAAGTTATCTTGCCCGAGACGCCCGAAGAAAAAATTGAGTTTGTCGAAATCGAAGCCGTCTATAGCAAAAAGATGCGTCAAATTGCCTGGCGTGATCTCCTGAATAAGGAAGAATGGTTACAAGGCTGGAAATAA
- a CDS encoding phasin family protein: MDAKDLQKWQREKAKELFDYSHTLLEAAKKLSDHHMAEIEWGMKNALDSAKSAAKNDLNKLKSLQEEAAKEAAKRATAYQKKVKAVLKELGEGAADETEKHLEKVRSSLVNWLEDAESKVPVHADKLSKVVNEMSVAGQKMFKEGRRIVNEVAEAAEKKIDDAVKKSSTPKKKSGE; this comes from the coding sequence ATGGATGCAAAAGATTTACAAAAATGGCAACGTGAAAAAGCTAAAGAGTTGTTTGATTATTCGCATACTCTGTTAGAAGCGGCAAAGAAACTTAGCGATCACCATATGGCTGAGATCGAATGGGGCATGAAAAACGCATTGGATAGTGCCAAGTCTGCCGCGAAAAATGATTTAAATAAATTAAAGAGTTTGCAGGAAGAGGCTGCTAAAGAGGCGGCTAAGCGTGCTACTGCATATCAAAAGAAAGTAAAAGCGGTATTGAAGGAGTTAGGCGAAGGTGCTGCAGATGAAACTGAAAAGCATCTAGAAAAAGTCCGCAGTTCTTTGGTGAATTGGCTAGAGGATGCTGAAAGTAAAGTGCCAGTTCATGCCGATAAGTTGTCAAAGGTGGTAAATGAAATGTCAGTGGCTGGACAAAAGATGTTTAAAGAAGGTCGTCGTATCGTGAACGAGGTAGCAGAGGCTGCTGAGAAGAAAATTGATGATGCGGTCAAGAAATCTTCTACCCCCAAGAAGAAAAGCGGAGAATAG
- a CDS encoding group II truncated hemoglobin: MSLRKSIYETIGGVDKINELVDRFYDLMALEPQFQGIRSMHPQDLSTSREKLKFFLTGWMGGPDIYSPKYGHPMLRARHLPFKIGISERDQWLACMYRAMEECGIEGNIAKQLEESFFNTANWMRNQAP, translated from the coding sequence ATGAGCTTACGAAAAAGCATTTACGAGACCATTGGGGGTGTCGACAAGATTAATGAATTAGTCGACCGTTTTTACGATTTAATGGCACTAGAACCTCAATTTCAGGGGATTCGATCCATGCATCCCCAAGATTTATCCACCTCAAGAGAAAAGCTCAAGTTTTTCTTAACTGGCTGGATGGGTGGCCCCGATATTTACTCACCCAAATATGGACACCCCATGCTTCGGGCTAGACATCTGCCATTTAAGATCGGCATTAGTGAGCGCGACCAATGGCTTGCATGTATGTATCGCGCAATGGAAGAGTGCGGGATTGAAGGCAATATTGCTAAGCAGCTAGAAGAATCGTTTTTCAACACTGCCAATTGGATGCGCAATCAAGCGCCTTAA
- a CDS encoding Bug family tripartite tricarboxylate transporter substrate binding protein, giving the protein MLKPTQTIRILFLAIALLNPFYGVWAAYPEKPIKIIIGFPAGGPLDAHIRLLSDKLQSILGQPVIVDYKAGAGGAVGAQFVMQSPADGYTVLLANTGTMVINPAIYSKSPYDTLRDFQPIARTAQQPLALIVNKDVPANTLKEFIAYAKANPGKLNYGSAGNGGISHLVPEMLKNETGIFMVHIPFKGSAPAFTDLIAGHVQFMAESVPQAANYAKQGKVKALAVTSAKRNPALPNTPTVVETGVANLEVVGFYGILAPKGTPPEVANQLSHAFKETLESPDIQKKMVDQGADPAYLNPDQFSKYLAAEMPKWAKAVKQAGAKLD; this is encoded by the coding sequence ATGCTCAAGCCCACACAAACTATCAGGATATTATTTCTTGCGATTGCTCTTTTAAATCCGTTCTATGGGGTTTGGGCGGCTTATCCAGAAAAGCCCATTAAGATCATTATTGGTTTTCCAGCGGGCGGGCCATTAGATGCGCACATTCGATTGCTCAGTGACAAGCTGCAATCAATTTTGGGGCAACCGGTGATCGTGGATTACAAGGCGGGCGCAGGTGGCGCGGTTGGAGCGCAATTTGTGATGCAGTCTCCTGCTGATGGTTATACCGTACTGCTAGCCAATACGGGGACGATGGTAATTAACCCAGCTATTTATTCAAAGTCGCCTTATGACACGCTAAGAGATTTTCAGCCGATTGCTCGAACTGCTCAACAGCCTTTAGCGTTGATTGTGAATAAGGATGTACCTGCAAATACCCTCAAGGAATTTATTGCATATGCAAAAGCCAATCCAGGTAAATTAAATTACGGTTCAGCTGGTAATGGCGGCATCTCACATTTAGTTCCAGAGATGTTGAAAAATGAGACTGGGATTTTCATGGTGCATATTCCATTCAAGGGAAGCGCGCCAGCATTCACGGACTTAATCGCGGGGCATGTGCAATTTATGGCGGAGTCCGTTCCGCAAGCTGCGAACTATGCCAAACAAGGTAAGGTTAAGGCATTGGCTGTTACTAGCGCTAAGCGTAATCCCGCTTTACCAAATACTCCAACGGTGGTCGAGACGGGCGTTGCTAATTTAGAAGTTGTTGGTTTCTACGGCATTCTTGCTCCCAAAGGAACGCCGCCTGAAGTGGCAAATCAACTCAGTCATGCCTTTAAGGAAACCTTAGAGTCTCCTGACATTCAGAAGAAGATGGTTGATCAAGGGGCGGACCCCGCATACTTAAACCCCGATCAATTTAGTAAGTATCTCGCCGCTGAAATGCCAAAGTGGGCAAAAGCGGTAAAGCAAGCAGGGGCAAAGTTAGATTAA
- a CDS encoding TerC family protein, whose product MTESALLLLSDPNTWIAFFTLSALEIILGIDNIIFISVIANRLPIEIREKVRRFGLLFALGTRILLLLSLSWVMSLTAPLITISDHPISGRDLILLLGGFFLIWKASKEIYTEVEVGEHDDEISPDGPHKVNKSMFSLFVGSILQIGLLDIIFSLDSVITAVGMVDQISIMIAAVIASILIMLIAAKPIGDFVHHHPSIKVLALSFLTVVGVVLIAEGMGVHIPKGYVYVAMGFSLAVELLNIRSREKKKRKAQA is encoded by the coding sequence ATGACGGAAAGCGCCCTACTCTTATTAAGCGACCCCAATACTTGGATCGCGTTTTTCACACTTTCAGCTTTAGAAATTATTCTCGGCATAGACAATATTATCTTTATTAGCGTCATCGCTAATCGCTTACCCATTGAAATTCGTGAAAAAGTACGTCGCTTTGGTCTATTGTTTGCACTAGGCACTCGGATACTTCTGTTACTGAGCCTATCTTGGGTAATGAGCTTAACCGCACCACTCATCACCATTTCTGATCATCCAATCAGCGGTAGAGACCTCATCTTGTTGCTTGGTGGCTTCTTTCTCATCTGGAAGGCCTCTAAAGAAATCTATACCGAAGTAGAAGTAGGCGAACATGATGATGAGATTTCACCCGATGGCCCACACAAGGTCAACAAATCCATGTTCAGCTTGTTTGTGGGCTCTATTCTGCAGATTGGCTTGCTCGATATCATCTTCTCGCTAGATAGCGTGATTACCGCCGTTGGTATGGTCGATCAAATTAGCATCATGATTGCCGCAGTCATTGCCTCAATTTTGATTATGCTCATTGCAGCCAAGCCAATTGGCGACTTTGTGCACCATCACCCCTCTATTAAGGTCTTGGCTTTATCGTTTTTGACGGTAGTTGGCGTAGTGCTCATAGCCGAAGGCATGGGTGTACATATTCCCAAAGGCTATGTTTATGTTGCAATGGGCTTTTCACTAGCAGTTGAACTACTGAACATTCGCTCAAGAGAAAAGAAAAAGCGCAAAGCTCAAGCTTAA
- a CDS encoding NAD(P)/FAD-dependent oxidoreductase: MSKTWDAIIIGGGAAGLFCAGVAGQLGKKVLVVDHAAVLGEKIRISGGGRCNFTNLHSGPANFLSLNPHFVKSALARYPAAEFIKLIQSYRIAYHEKHQGQLFCDDSAKQVVEMLISECARGNVAIRHPVVIESIAQEGNQWLINTNAGVEKSKSVVMATGGLPVPAIGASAYSLDIAKQFGLNVIEPRPALVPLSFTAETFSGLNELAGLSVPIGIDSGSKGSRYGACHFNEDVLITHKGLSGPAILQASSYWVEGEPIRIDWLANLDQSGAVRCDEIFNDDELRLKLTETILASLMPQRLAKAFAEQCSLNGRKWVEASKKDRQTLKELLTNWSVKPAGTLGWKKAEVMLGGVSTKDLDSQTMMSRKHQGLHFIGECVDVTGHLGGHNFQWAWASGFACAQAI; the protein is encoded by the coding sequence ATGAGTAAAACATGGGATGCCATCATTATTGGTGGCGGGGCAGCGGGCTTATTTTGTGCAGGGGTTGCTGGTCAACTTGGTAAGAAGGTTCTTGTCGTAGACCATGCTGCCGTTCTAGGTGAAAAGATTCGGATTAGTGGTGGCGGCCGGTGTAATTTCACGAACCTGCATAGTGGCCCGGCCAATTTCTTGTCACTCAATCCCCATTTTGTTAAAAGCGCATTAGCTAGATATCCGGCCGCGGAATTCATCAAACTGATTCAGTCGTACCGCATTGCTTATCACGAGAAACATCAGGGGCAACTCTTTTGCGATGACTCTGCTAAGCAGGTTGTTGAAATGCTCATATCTGAGTGTGCTCGTGGCAATGTTGCCATTCGTCATCCAGTAGTAATTGAATCGATTGCCCAAGAGGGTAATCAGTGGCTGATCAATACCAATGCGGGGGTTGAAAAATCTAAATCGGTAGTCATGGCGACGGGTGGACTACCTGTGCCAGCTATCGGGGCAAGCGCGTATTCACTAGATATTGCCAAGCAATTTGGATTGAATGTCATAGAGCCTCGACCTGCTCTAGTGCCACTGTCATTTACCGCGGAGACCTTTTCTGGTCTGAATGAGCTTGCTGGGCTGAGTGTGCCCATCGGGATTGACTCAGGATCAAAGGGCTCAAGATATGGTGCTTGCCATTTTAATGAAGATGTTTTGATAACCCATAAGGGTCTGTCGGGACCCGCAATTTTGCAGGCAAGTAGTTATTGGGTCGAGGGTGAGCCCATCCGAATTGATTGGCTTGCAAATCTTGACCAGTCTGGCGCAGTTCGTTGTGATGAGATTTTTAATGATGATGAACTTCGACTGAAGCTAACGGAAACAATATTGGCTTCTCTAATGCCGCAGCGTTTAGCCAAAGCCTTTGCAGAGCAATGCAGTCTAAATGGACGCAAATGGGTAGAGGCATCCAAAAAAGATCGCCAAACACTAAAAGAACTTTTAACAAACTGGTCTGTTAAGCCTGCCGGCACTCTAGGTTGGAAAAAAGCAGAAGTAATGTTAGGTGGCGTAAGCACCAAGGACCTCGATAGTCAAACCATGATGTCACGCAAACATCAAGGTCTGCACTTTATTGGTGAGTGTGTAGATGTTACTGGGCACTTAGGCGGCCACAATTTCCAGTGGGCATGGGCTAGCGGTTTCGCTTGCGCGCAAGCCATTTAG
- a CDS encoding LOG family protein: protein MSPKLPVNNAQTITEFLNLHKAQTSEEESIDSYKFAFDDEAFLSRRETIGIRFELELLKPEILLKEHGIEHTITVFGSTRFVSRESAEALVREAKTPAEKAEAEIALIHSQYYESAREFGSLVASYNKTQKEDANKLHICTGGGPGIMEAANRGAFECGDQTIGFNISLPREQYPNPYISPGLSFRFHYFALRKMHFMLRARAIVAYPGGFGSFDELFEVLTLIQTKKVVGIPVILVGKSFWHEMVNFKEMVRFGVIDEDDMHIIHFVETAQEAWKLIQDWYQLA, encoded by the coding sequence ATGAGTCCAAAGCTCCCGGTAAATAATGCGCAGACTATTACTGAGTTTTTAAATCTGCATAAAGCGCAGACCTCCGAAGAGGAGTCTATCGATTCATATAAATTCGCTTTTGATGATGAAGCATTTTTATCCCGTAGAGAAACTATAGGTATACGTTTCGAGCTGGAGTTGCTAAAGCCCGAGATTCTTTTAAAAGAACATGGGATAGAGCACACAATTACTGTATTTGGCTCTACTCGTTTTGTTAGTCGCGAATCAGCGGAGGCGCTCGTTCGAGAGGCAAAGACTCCTGCAGAAAAAGCAGAGGCCGAAATAGCCCTGATTCATAGTCAATACTATGAATCGGCTAGAGAGTTTGGTTCGCTCGTCGCAAGCTATAACAAAACACAGAAAGAGGACGCTAATAAGTTACATATTTGTACTGGCGGTGGCCCTGGAATTATGGAAGCCGCCAATCGTGGGGCTTTTGAGTGCGGCGATCAAACCATTGGTTTCAACATTAGCTTGCCAAGAGAGCAGTACCCCAATCCATATATCAGCCCAGGTTTAAGTTTTCGCTTTCATTACTTCGCTCTTCGCAAGATGCACTTTATGTTGCGTGCTAGAGCAATCGTTGCCTACCCAGGTGGCTTTGGTTCATTTGACGAGTTGTTTGAAGTGCTGACGCTCATTCAAACCAAGAAGGTGGTGGGCATTCCGGTGATATTAGTTGGTAAATCCTTTTGGCATGAGATGGTGAACTTTAAAGAAATGGTGAGGTTCGGTGTCATCGATGAAGACGATATGCACATTATTCATTTTGTAGAAACTGCCCAAGAGGCGTGGAAGCTAATTCAAGATTGGTACCAGTTGGCCTGA
- a CDS encoding ABC transporter substrate-binding protein, whose product MNTANATMLSSFAPTGTLRVGINLGNPILAGEDPVTHQLQGVTIDIAREIGKRTGLPVELIPFKTAGNTVDAIKTGNIDLVFVAIDPIRGADISYTPPYIQIEGAYMVKANSPLKANEQVDVVGNEIVVGKGSAYDLFLTREIKNASLLRAASSQAVVDDFMSGKGNVAAGVKQQLESDAKRYTGLRMLPGRFMAINQAIGIPKARPQYESTTAYLSEIITQLKQSGFVAQAMQRHHIEGAKVAE is encoded by the coding sequence ATGAATACCGCTAATGCAACCATGCTTTCTTCATTTGCGCCAACAGGCACTTTGCGAGTTGGTATTAATCTTGGTAACCCAATTCTGGCAGGCGAAGACCCAGTAACCCATCAATTACAAGGTGTGACCATTGATATCGCTCGCGAAATCGGCAAGCGTACTGGCTTACCTGTTGAACTAATTCCATTTAAGACTGCTGGCAACACAGTCGACGCCATTAAGACTGGCAACATTGATTTAGTCTTTGTTGCCATTGATCCTATACGTGGTGCTGATATTAGCTACACCCCGCCCTATATTCAGATTGAAGGAGCGTATATGGTGAAAGCAAACTCCCCCCTCAAAGCGAACGAACAAGTGGATGTTGTCGGCAATGAAATCGTGGTCGGCAAAGGGAGTGCTTATGACCTTTTTCTCACTCGTGAAATTAAGAACGCTAGCCTCTTGAGGGCGGCAAGCTCTCAGGCAGTAGTAGATGACTTTATGTCTGGCAAAGGCAACGTTGCTGCAGGTGTAAAGCAGCAACTAGAGAGCGATGCAAAGCGATATACTGGATTGCGCATGCTTCCTGGTCGCTTTATGGCAATTAATCAAGCAATTGGCATTCCAAAAGCAAGGCCTCAATACGAAAGCACGACTGCTTACTTAAGCGAAATCATTACCCAGCTTAAGCAATCAGGGTTTGTAGCGCAGGCAATGCAACGCCATCACATTGAAGGCGCCAAGGTAGCCGAGTAA
- a CDS encoding MBL fold metallo-hydrolase RNA specificity domain-containing protein: MKIQFLGAAGEVTGSRHLVEARLADKVHHFMVDYGMFQGGREAGNRNLEPMPIAPQDLDFVVLTHAHIDHSGLLPRLCAQGFKGPIYCTKATYELLKILLPDSAHLQLADLERAERKMKLGKWRGELPVTLYSREEVDLALTQFEVLEYGQIHELMPGIHLQFQNAGHILGSAIAVIDVQEDGAPKKRCVFSGDIGMKGKVLMPDPDLIAKADVVVIESTYGDRLHRGLSETEQEFIEVIQSTMANQGNVVIPAFAVGRTQEILFILIDLVRRKLLPHLSVWVDSPMATAATQLTEHYFSQLDSHSQSTLSWYKKNPSAVDLRFIADVEESKALNKIKGGAIIISASGMCDAGRIVHHLANNLPRAQNAIVITGFQAYGSLGRRLVDKATKVKLFGEEVVVRASIHTIGGLSAHADQAGLLDWLRGFQSPPKTVFVVHGEPESASVLAQCIREELNWKNVIIPERLHSYIC, from the coding sequence ATGAAGATTCAGTTTTTAGGCGCGGCAGGCGAGGTGACTGGCTCCCGACATTTGGTTGAGGCCAGGCTCGCTGACAAAGTACATCATTTCATGGTGGACTATGGAATGTTTCAGGGTGGACGCGAGGCGGGCAATAGGAATCTAGAGCCCATGCCCATAGCGCCACAGGATTTGGATTTCGTTGTTCTTACGCATGCGCATATTGATCACAGTGGGTTACTGCCTCGCCTATGTGCACAAGGATTTAAGGGCCCCATCTACTGCACTAAAGCAACATACGAATTACTAAAGATCTTATTGCCTGATAGCGCGCATTTGCAGTTGGCGGATTTAGAGCGCGCAGAACGAAAAATGAAACTGGGTAAGTGGCGCGGCGAGTTGCCAGTGACTTTGTATTCTCGAGAAGAGGTTGACCTAGCTCTTACTCAATTTGAGGTCTTGGAATATGGCCAGATTCATGAGCTCATGCCAGGAATTCATCTGCAGTTTCAGAATGCGGGTCATATCTTAGGGTCCGCCATTGCCGTGATTGATGTGCAAGAGGATGGTGCTCCAAAAAAACGTTGCGTCTTTTCTGGTGATATCGGCATGAAAGGCAAGGTGCTAATGCCTGATCCAGATTTGATTGCGAAGGCTGATGTGGTTGTGATTGAGTCAACCTATGGCGACCGATTGCATCGAGGTTTGAGCGAGACCGAACAAGAATTCATTGAAGTGATTCAATCGACAATGGCTAATCAGGGGAATGTCGTTATACCCGCATTTGCTGTAGGTCGTACCCAAGAGATATTATTTATTCTGATTGATTTGGTCAGAAGAAAATTATTGCCTCATCTATCCGTTTGGGTTGACTCACCCATGGCAACTGCCGCAACGCAGCTGACTGAGCATTACTTCTCGCAATTGGATTCACACTCCCAGTCAACATTAAGTTGGTATAAAAAGAATCCTAGCGCAGTAGACCTGCGATTTATTGCAGATGTTGAAGAGTCAAAAGCGCTCAATAAGATCAAGGGTGGCGCCATCATTATTTCTGCGAGCGGTATGTGTGATGCTGGACGAATAGTGCATCACTTAGCGAATAACTTGCCTAGAGCGCAAAATGCGATTGTGATTACTGGTTTCCAAGCATATGGAAGCTTGGGTCGTCGTTTGGTGGATAAGGCTACTAAAGTGAAGCTGTTTGGTGAAGAGGTGGTCGTCAGAGCCTCGATACACACTATCGGAGGTCTCTCGGCTCACGCTGATCAAGCAGGCTTATTGGATTGGTTGCGTGGTTTTCAGTCACCGCCAAAGACTGTCTTTGTTGTTCATGGTGAACCAGAATCAGCCTCGGTGTTAGCTCAATGTATTCGTGAGGAGCTGAACTGGAAAAATGTGATCATTCCAGAGCGACTCCATTCGTATATTTGTTAG
- a CDS encoding NAD(P)H-hydrate dehydratase — MPSEYSLLQLAQALNEDHNTQMTSMPSKPHTLSALGLISRLSRAPEEHKGHAGKVILVGGSAGMAGALLLAGNACLHLGAGWTILEMLDPASAHADHEQPELMIRLANTDPKQSLKQSLPDVLAIGPGLGTSHFATQWLKACLESEKIPLVIDADALNLIADSSELLNALQLRNQHYPGQTVLTPHPGEAARLLGQLISDIQTDRVSAVKKLVSLTQSIVILKGQHTLIAAPDRDILQCEQGNPGMGTGGMGDVLTGSISAITAQGVRHHLNLWEASCVAVQLHASAADSLMQKGTGPIGLTPSETIIEMRTLLNNLL; from the coding sequence ATGCCCTCAGAATACTCTCTCTTACAATTAGCTCAAGCACTCAATGAAGACCACAATACTCAAATGACCTCTATGCCAAGCAAGCCACATACGCTCAGTGCATTAGGACTCATCTCGCGCCTAAGCCGTGCTCCTGAGGAACATAAGGGCCATGCTGGCAAAGTGATTTTGGTGGGCGGCTCAGCAGGCATGGCTGGCGCACTACTACTTGCAGGAAATGCATGTCTACATCTTGGAGCAGGCTGGACCATTCTTGAAATGCTTGATCCTGCCTCCGCACACGCAGACCATGAGCAACCTGAACTGATGATTCGTCTGGCCAATACAGATCCAAAGCAATCATTAAAGCAAAGCTTGCCAGATGTACTGGCTATTGGTCCTGGACTAGGAACCTCTCATTTTGCGACCCAATGGCTTAAAGCTTGTCTAGAGTCCGAAAAGATTCCATTGGTGATTGACGCCGATGCTCTAAATCTTATTGCTGATTCATCTGAATTGTTAAACGCCCTACAACTTCGCAACCAACACTATCCAGGTCAAACTGTTCTAACACCCCACCCGGGTGAAGCAGCAAGACTACTTGGTCAACTGATATCCGATATTCAGACAGATCGAGTAAGTGCCGTTAAAAAACTTGTTTCCTTAACTCAATCCATCGTCATTCTTAAAGGGCAACATACCTTAATTGCTGCACCAGATAGAGACATACTCCAATGCGAACAAGGCAACCCAGGTATGGGCACTGGCGGAATGGGAGATGTGTTAACTGGCAGCATTAGCGCCATTACTGCCCAAGGTGTACGCCATCATCTAAATCTTTGGGAAGCAAGCTGCGTAGCAGTCCAATTGCACGCCTCCGCTGCAGATAGCCTAATGCAAAAAGGAACTGGTCCTATTGGCCTTACCCCATCAGAGACCATTATTGAGATGCGAACTCTTCTGAATAACCTGTTATAA
- a CDS encoding DMT family transporter: MQSVSSAHHHQRYLYGILMAAIGAMLFSGKAVLVKLAFTYGANAETLLALRMLMALPLFLMIFWWEARRKPMSPITWLDRGKLFFLGFLGYFLSSYVDFLGLQYISVGLERIVLYLTPTIVLLISYFGLGKPISRMQWYALIVGYLGVFVVFIQDASSTGLYAWLGMLLVFGSACSYALYMIGSGEMVKRIGSVRLVVYASSASMVFSVIQSTLHNPSAIFEQVAEIYWLSLLNASLCTVIPMLLIMISINRIGSPLVAQAGILGPVSTIFLGYFVLSEPITGMQIGGMILVIAAMWLLVRNDPPTKKSPNSEKSGDLDVEPLN, translated from the coding sequence ATGCAATCAGTCAGCTCTGCACATCACCACCAACGTTACCTTTATGGCATTTTGATGGCTGCTATTGGGGCCATGTTGTTCTCTGGTAAAGCCGTATTGGTGAAGTTAGCTTTTACGTATGGCGCAAATGCGGAAACTTTATTGGCTTTACGCATGCTCATGGCCCTACCACTGTTCTTAATGATCTTCTGGTGGGAGGCCAGAAGAAAACCCATGAGTCCCATTACTTGGCTCGACCGTGGCAAGCTATTTTTCCTGGGATTTCTCGGTTACTTTCTCTCGAGCTACGTTGATTTTTTAGGCCTTCAATATATTTCTGTTGGTTTAGAGCGTATTGTTCTCTACCTCACGCCCACCATTGTTTTATTAATTTCCTACTTTGGTTTAGGCAAGCCCATTTCTCGCATGCAGTGGTACGCGTTAATTGTTGGCTACCTCGGTGTTTTTGTTGTGTTTATTCAAGACGCCAGCTCAACAGGACTATATGCCTGGCTAGGAATGTTGCTTGTATTTGGCAGTGCTTGTAGTTATGCCTTGTACATGATTGGCTCAGGCGAAATGGTCAAACGTATTGGCAGCGTGCGCCTAGTGGTCTATGCCAGCTCAGCCTCAATGGTATTTAGCGTTATTCAATCTACCCTTCATAACCCGAGCGCGATCTTTGAACAAGTTGCGGAGATTTATTGGCTCAGCCTGCTCAACGCGAGCTTGTGCACTGTGATTCCAATGTTATTGATTATGATTTCAATCAATCGTATTGGCTCACCACTGGTCGCACAAGCGGGTATCCTCGGACCAGTTTCAACTATTTTCTTGGGTTACTTTGTATTGTCTGAGCCCATTACAGGCATGCAAATCGGCGGCATGATTCTGGTAATCGCTGCAATGTGGTTACTAGTGCGCAATGATCCGCCAACAAAAAAGTCGCCGAACTCGGAAAAGTCGGGCGACCTAGATGTTGAGCCATTAAATTAA
- a CDS encoding protein tyrosine phosphatase translates to MISRTARLALASLVTASIALSPLSVLAADPAPVSAPEVAPAPVAAPADKADTKKVKKQAKQQKKAEKKAKKKSKKKAKAAEAAAQ, encoded by the coding sequence ATGATTTCTCGTACCGCTCGTTTGGCTTTGGCATCGCTGGTTACAGCCAGCATTGCTTTGTCACCACTCTCAGTTTTGGCAGCTGATCCTGCGCCAGTTTCAGCACCTGAGGTAGCTCCAGCACCAGTTGCGGCACCAGCGGATAAAGCGGATACAAAGAAAGTCAAGAAACAGGCTAAACAGCAGAAGAAAGCAGAAAAGAAAGCGAAGAAGAAGTCCAAGAAGAAGGCTAAAGCAGCAGAAGCCGCAGCTCAGTAA
- a CDS encoding aminotransferase class V-fold PLP-dependent enzyme gives MPGLLPNVDPDGLLEFSVVYTDRSLNHMSEEFKRVMVDISSVLKDAYNASSAVIVPGSGTFGMEAVARQFANKQKCLVLRNGWFSYRWTQIFDLDNIASEVSVLKGRQLDNSAQGVFAPAPIEEVVAFIKKEKPAVVFAPHVETSAGIILPDDYIKAVGEAVRSVNGLFVLDCIASGAMWVDMKACNVDVLITAPQKGWSSSPCCALIALGDRARERIDATQSSSFSMDLKKWLQIMEAYEKGGHVYHTTMPTDALKILRNVMKETQSLGFANLKAKQVELGEKVRKLLESKGYHSVSAKGFQAPGVVVSYTTDPDIQSGKKFIELGLQTAAGVPLQCDERPDFRTFRIGLFGLEKLGHVDRTVDHLAGALEKIKETQTQPA, from the coding sequence ATGCCAGGCTTACTCCCTAATGTTGATCCAGATGGATTGTTAGAGTTCTCAGTCGTCTACACCGACCGTTCTTTGAACCATATGTCTGAAGAGTTCAAGCGCGTGATGGTTGATATCTCTAGCGTATTGAAAGATGCATACAACGCAAGCTCAGCGGTAATCGTTCCCGGCAGCGGTACTTTTGGTATGGAGGCAGTTGCGCGCCAATTCGCTAATAAGCAAAAGTGCTTAGTCTTGCGTAATGGATGGTTTAGTTATCGTTGGACGCAAATTTTTGACTTGGACAATATTGCCAGTGAGGTTTCAGTACTCAAGGGTCGTCAATTGGATAACTCTGCTCAAGGTGTATTTGCGCCTGCTCCAATTGAAGAGGTTGTCGCCTTTATCAAGAAAGAAAAGCCTGCAGTAGTTTTTGCGCCGCACGTTGAGACATCTGCTGGAATTATTCTGCCGGATGACTACATTAAAGCTGTGGGCGAAGCAGTGCGTTCCGTAAATGGATTGTTTGTATTGGATTGCATCGCTTCTGGTGCGATGTGGGTTGATATGAAGGCCTGTAATGTTGATGTATTGATTACTGCACCTCAAAAAGGTTGGAGCAGTTCTCCTTGCTGCGCTTTGATTGCCTTGGGTGATCGGGCTCGTGAGCGTATTGATGCAACCCAAAGCAGTAGCTTCTCTATGGACTTAAAGAAGTGGTTGCAAATCATGGAAGCCTATGAAAAAGGCGGTCATGTTTATCACACTACAATGCCTACTGATGCGCTCAAAATTTTGCGTAATGTAATGAAAGAAACGCAATCACTTGGTTTTGCTAATCTCAAAGCAAAACAAGTGGAGTTGGGCGAAAAAGTACGCAAGCTTTTAGAGTCAAAAGGTTATCACTCTGTTTCAGCTAAAGGATTTCAAGCTCCAGGCGTAGTTGTTAGCTACACCACAGATCCGGATATTCAGTCAGGTAAGAAGTTTATTGAATTAGGATTGCAGACAGCAGCAGGTGTGCCTTTGCAATGTGATGAGCGTCCGGATTTCCGTACATTCCGCATCGGTTTGTTTGGCCTAGAAAAGCTGGGTCATGTAGATCGCACAGTGGACCATCTTGCTGGCGCTCTAGAGAAGATCAAAGAAACCCAAACTCAACCAGCATAA